A window of Apium graveolens cultivar Ventura chromosome 8, ASM990537v1, whole genome shotgun sequence contains these coding sequences:
- the LOC141679539 gene encoding histone H4 produces the protein MSGRGKGGKGLGKGGAKRHRKVLRDNIQGITKPAIRRLARRGGVKRISGLIYEETRGVLKIFLENVIRDAVTYTEHARRKTVTAMDVVYALKRQGRTLYGFGG, from the coding sequence ATGTCAGGTCGTGGAAAGGGAGGCAAGGGACTGGGCAAAGGCGGAGCAAAGCGACATCGAAAAGTCCTCCGTGACAACATCCAGGGCATCACCAAGCCTGCTATTCGTCGTTTGGCTCGTCGAGGCGGTGTCAAGAGGATCAGCGGTCTCATCTACGAGGAGACGAGAGGTGTGTTGAAGATCTTTTTGGAGAATGTCATTCGCGATGCTGTTACCTACACCGAGCACGCTAGGAGGAAGACTGTTACTGCTATGGATGTTGTGTATGCTCTCAAGAGGCAAGGCAGGACTCTTTACGGCTTCGGCGGTTAA
- the LOC141679538 gene encoding enoyl-CoA delta isomerase 1, peroxisomal-like, with the protein MCSLEKRGNVYILTLTGDHQHRLNPTLLDAISAALHCVKSETIATSSSSALITTSEGKFFSNGFDLDWSLSDLKRLKIMSLKLRSVIKDLLSLPMPTIAAITGHASAAGAILALSHDYVYMRKDRGFIYMSEVDIGLKMPDWFMTVLKCKIGSPAVWRDLVLKGRKMTAEVAVEKGVIEAACENAEMTVEKAVELGEELVNRRWKGHVYADNRMTVFGELLKAVEFDEVVENADLNRIRKNMARM; encoded by the coding sequence atgtgCAGCTTGGAGAAAAGAGGCAATGTGTACATACTAACACTCACCGGCGATCATCAGCACCGCCTCAATCCGACACTTCTCGATGCAATCTCTGCTGCGCTTCATTGTGTTAAATCTGAAACAATTGCCACGTCATCGTCCTCTGCTTTAATCACTACTTCTGAAGGTAAATTTTTCTCCAATGGATTTGATTTGGACTGGTCCTTATCCGATCTGAAGCGTCTAAAAATCATGTCTCTGAAGCTCCGATCAGTAATAAAAGACCTTTTATCGCTTCCGATGCCAACAATTGCCGCGATTACCGGTCACGCATCGGCTGCTGGCGCAATTCTCGCGTTGAGTCATGACTATGTGTATATGAGAAAGGATAGAGGATTTATATACATGAGTGAGGTGGATATAGGATTGAAGATGCCGGATTGGTTCATGACGGTGTTGAAGTGTAAGATTGGATCGCCAGCGGTGTGGAGAGACTTGGTGTTGAAAGGGAGGAAAATGACGGCGGAGGTGGCCGTGGAGAAGGGAGTGATTGAGGCTGCGTGTGAGAATGCGGAAATGACGGTGGAGAAGGCGGTGGAGTTAGGGGAGGAGTTGGTTAATAGGAGGTGGAAGGGACATGTGTATGCTGATAATAGGATGACGGTGTTTGGCGAGCTGTTGAAGGCAGTTGAGTTTGATGAAGTTGTTGAGAATGCTGATTTGAATCGGATTAGAAAAAATATGGCTCGAATGTAA
- the LOC141681037 gene encoding enoyl-CoA delta isomerase 1, peroxisomal-like: MCSLEKRGNIYILTLTGDDQHRFNPTLLDAIAAALHRIRTETIATSSSSALITTAQGKFFSNGYDLNWASKDPTRPKIMSLKIRSVIKDLISLPMPTIAAITGHAAASAVILSLCHDYVFMRKDRGFMYMSEMDIGLKVPNWFVKVLRCKIGSPVVWRDLVLKGRKMTADVAVEKGVIEAACENAEMTVMKAVELGEELVKRRWNGHVYADNRITIFGEVLSAIEFDETVENVDASSLSKL, from the coding sequence ATGTGTAGCTTGGAGAAAAGAGGCAACATATACATACTCACACTCACCGGAGATGATCAACACCGCTTCAATCCAACTCTCCTCGACGCAATCGCCGCCGCGCTTCACCGCATCCGCACCGAAACAATCGCCACGTCATCCTCCTCCGCTCTAATCACTACTGCACAAGGCAAATTCTTCTCAAACGGCTACGATCTAAATTGGGCGAGCAAAGATCCGACCCGGCCGAAAATCATGTCTTTGAAGATCCGATCGGTGATTAAGGATCTGATCTCACTTCCGATGCCGACAATCGCCGCGATCACCGGTCACGCAGCAGCGAGTGCCGTTATACTCTCGTTGTGTCATGATTACGTGTTTATGCGAAAAGATCGGGGGTTTATGTATATGAGTGAGATGGATATAGGATTGAAAGTGCCGAATTGGTTCGTGAAGGTGTTGAGGTGTAAGATTGGATCGCCGGTGGTGTGGAGAGACTTGGTGTTGAAAGGGAGGAAGATGACGGCGGATGTGGCGGTGGAGAAAGGAGTGATAGAGGCGGCGTGTGAGAATGCGGAGATGACGGTGATGAAGGCGGTGGAGTTGGGGGAGGAGTTGGTTAAGAGGCGGTGGAATGGACACGTGTATGCGGATAATAGGATTACAATTTTTGGTGAGGTGTTGAGTGCGATTGAGTTTGATGAGACGGTTGAGAATGTGGATGCTAGTAGTCTGTCCAAGCTTTGA
- the LOC141678977 gene encoding THO complex subunit 4B-like isoform X2, with amino-acid sequence MAESLLDMTLDQLIQKNKAFNTSSSATARSTVRGRGAAAGKASRGRGRAAGADSSAPGPTRRAPNRFQPRTTPYFTPQGLNQMQMQEVLIPGGMDADSGTKLYISNLDYGVTNEDIKVLFSEVGELRRYSIHYDKSGRSKGTAEVAFVRQSDAFAAVKRYSGVQLDGKPMKIEMVGVKLVAPTNIAMPPTTNGFPGNTGGAFRRQQRVAGRGRDRGSNGGRGAARGRGRGRGQGEKVSPEDLDADLEKYHQEAMQLN; translated from the exons ATGGCGGAGAGTTTACTCGACATGACTCTCGATCAACTCATCCAGAAGAACAAAGCTTTTAATACCTCCTCCTCCGCCACCGCTAGATCCACCGTTCGTGGCCGCGGCGCCGCCGCCGGAAAAGCTTCTCGTGGCCGTGGTAGAGCCGCCGGTGCTGATTCCTCTGCTCCTGGACCCACTCGTCGTGCTCCTAATCGCTTTCAGCCTCGAACGACGCCGTATTTCACTCCTCAG GGATTGAATCAGATGCAAATGCAAGAAGTGTTGATACCGGGAGGAATGGATGCGGATTCAGGGACGAAGCTCTATATCTCGAATTTGGATTACGGAGTTACTAATGAAGACATCAAG GTGCTATTCTCCGAGGTTGGTGAGTTAAGAAGATACTCTATTCACTATGACAAGAGTGGGAGATCAAAG GGAACTGCCGAAGTTGCTTTCGTGCGTCAATCAGATGCTTTTGCTGCTGTGAAGAGATACAGCGGTGTCCAGCTTGATGGGAAACCCATGAAGATTGAGATGGTTGGAGTCAAGTTAGTTGCCCCTACTAACATTGCCATGCCACCAACTACAAATGGCTTTCCAGGAAACACTGGAGGGGCTTTCCGGAG ACAACAAAGGGTTGCTGGCAGGGGACGTGATCGTGGCAGCAATGGTGGTCGTGGGGCTGCGCGAGGTCGTGGAAGAGGCAGAGGACAAGGTGAGAAGGTGTCGCCTGAAGATCTTGATGCTGATTTGGAAAAGTATCATCAAGAGGCAATGCAGTTAAACTAA
- the LOC141678977 gene encoding THO complex subunit 4B-like isoform X1: protein MAESLLDMTLDQLIQKNKAFNTSSSATARSTVRGRGAAAGKASRGRGRAAGADSSAPGPTRRAPNRFQPRTTPYFTPQGLNQMQMQEVLIPGGMDADSGTKLYISNLDYGVTNEDIKVLFSEVGELRRYSIHYDKSGRSKGTAEVAFVRQSDAFAAVKRYSGVQLDGKPMKIEMVGVKLVAPTNIAMPPTTNGFPGNTGGAFRSRQQRVAGRGRDRGSNGGRGAARGRGRGRGQGEKVSPEDLDADLEKYHQEAMQLN, encoded by the exons ATGGCGGAGAGTTTACTCGACATGACTCTCGATCAACTCATCCAGAAGAACAAAGCTTTTAATACCTCCTCCTCCGCCACCGCTAGATCCACCGTTCGTGGCCGCGGCGCCGCCGCCGGAAAAGCTTCTCGTGGCCGTGGTAGAGCCGCCGGTGCTGATTCCTCTGCTCCTGGACCCACTCGTCGTGCTCCTAATCGCTTTCAGCCTCGAACGACGCCGTATTTCACTCCTCAG GGATTGAATCAGATGCAAATGCAAGAAGTGTTGATACCGGGAGGAATGGATGCGGATTCAGGGACGAAGCTCTATATCTCGAATTTGGATTACGGAGTTACTAATGAAGACATCAAG GTGCTATTCTCCGAGGTTGGTGAGTTAAGAAGATACTCTATTCACTATGACAAGAGTGGGAGATCAAAG GGAACTGCCGAAGTTGCTTTCGTGCGTCAATCAGATGCTTTTGCTGCTGTGAAGAGATACAGCGGTGTCCAGCTTGATGGGAAACCCATGAAGATTGAGATGGTTGGAGTCAAGTTAGTTGCCCCTACTAACATTGCCATGCCACCAACTACAAATGGCTTTCCAGGAAACACTGGAGGGGCTTTCCGGAG TAGACAACAAAGGGTTGCTGGCAGGGGACGTGATCGTGGCAGCAATGGTGGTCGTGGGGCTGCGCGAGGTCGTGGAAGAGGCAGAGGACAAGGTGAGAAGGTGTCGCCTGAAGATCTTGATGCTGATTTGGAAAAGTATCATCAAGAGGCAATGCAGTTAAACTAA